One segment of Sulfobacillus thermosulfidooxidans DSM 9293 DNA contains the following:
- a CDS encoding peptide chain release factor 3, which translates to MSTLRDNIVSGRTFAIISHPDAGKTTLTEKLLLFGGAIREAGAVKARRQQAHARSDWMAIEQQRGISVTSTVLQFHYNGYRVNLLDTPGHQDFSEDTYRTLLAADSVVMVIDAAKGVEPQTVKLFQVASSRHIPVFTFINKLDREGRDPWDLLQEIEQVLGIQTYPMNWPVGMGLDFRGIYDIHHRRFEHFDRANQDYRIVDYAAMHDQIPDDQRHALEEALELIMDAGEPFSEQKVTQGLLSPVFFGSAIANFGVKSFLDTFLQLAPPPTPRPSTIGPIDPSREGFSGFVFKIQANMNPQHRDRIAFVRIVSGRFERGMAVNHVRSGRVIRLSQPQQFLAQDRFIVEEAFAGDVIGLHDPGLFHIGDTLTEGEQFEFTGFPRFSPEHFAEIELKYALKHKQYQRGLSELTEEGLIQVFHPTDLGPQIYLGVVGPLQFEVLEYRMKMEYGVDITIRPLNYSIARWIEGTLPELGRFDRARVVLDADEQPVLLVEDEYTLARLQEKHTNMRLHESSLLVSPYLS; encoded by the coding sequence GTGAGCACGTTGCGAGATAACATTGTGTCTGGGCGAACATTTGCCATCATTTCACATCCGGATGCCGGAAAAACAACTTTGACCGAAAAACTTCTCTTGTTTGGTGGAGCCATCCGTGAGGCTGGGGCGGTAAAAGCTCGCCGGCAACAAGCTCATGCTCGTTCCGATTGGATGGCTATTGAGCAACAACGAGGAATTTCTGTCACATCGACCGTCTTGCAGTTTCATTATAACGGATACCGGGTGAACTTGTTGGACACTCCTGGCCACCAAGACTTTAGTGAAGATACATACCGGACGCTTTTGGCTGCGGATAGTGTCGTAATGGTGATTGATGCTGCCAAAGGCGTCGAACCGCAGACAGTGAAACTCTTTCAAGTCGCCTCGAGCCGTCATATTCCGGTCTTTACATTTATTAACAAGTTAGATCGGGAGGGGCGGGATCCCTGGGATCTCCTTCAAGAAATTGAGCAAGTCTTGGGGATTCAAACGTATCCCATGAACTGGCCTGTAGGCATGGGCTTAGATTTTCGTGGCATTTATGATATTCATCATCGGCGGTTTGAACATTTTGACCGAGCTAACCAGGATTACCGAATCGTGGATTATGCTGCAATGCATGATCAGATTCCCGACGATCAACGGCACGCCTTGGAAGAAGCCTTAGAGTTGATTATGGATGCGGGAGAGCCTTTTTCTGAACAGAAAGTCACTCAAGGTCTCCTTTCCCCTGTGTTTTTTGGGAGTGCCATTGCGAATTTTGGCGTGAAATCTTTTCTAGATACCTTTTTGCAACTCGCGCCGCCTCCCACACCACGGCCTAGCACGATAGGACCTATAGATCCAAGCCGTGAGGGTTTCAGCGGTTTTGTATTTAAGATTCAGGCCAATATGAATCCCCAGCATCGTGACCGCATCGCTTTTGTTCGCATTGTTTCGGGACGCTTTGAACGCGGCATGGCCGTCAATCATGTCCGTTCAGGACGGGTTATCCGATTAAGTCAACCTCAGCAATTTTTAGCACAAGATCGGTTTATTGTGGAAGAAGCATTTGCGGGCGATGTAATTGGGCTTCATGATCCTGGCCTTTTCCATATTGGAGATACCTTAACGGAAGGCGAACAGTTCGAATTTACCGGTTTTCCCCGGTTTAGCCCGGAACACTTCGCTGAAATCGAACTCAAATATGCGTTGAAACACAAACAATATCAACGCGGTCTCAGCGAATTAACGGAAGAAGGATTGATTCAGGTCTTCCATCCTACAGATTTAGGGCCCCAGATCTATTTGGGCGTCGTCGGACCCCTACAATTTGAAGTGTTGGAATACCGGATGAAAATGGAATACGGGGTCGATATTACGATTCGTCCCCTGAATTATTCGATTGCACGGTGGATAGAAGGGACATTGCCTGAGCTAGGTCGGTTCGACCGAGCGCGGGTCGTACTAGACGCGGATGAACAACCTGTATTACTTGTGGAAGATGAATATACCTTGGCACGTTTGCAAGAAAAACACACGAATATGCGACTGCATGAGTCATCGTTATTGGTTTCGCCGTATTTGTCATAA
- a CDS encoding aldo/keto reductase family protein: MKYRRLGKAGIKVSEIALGSWLTYGTVTEQNTAEACVHQAYELGVNHFDCANVYGSTPHEAERFLAKALQPFPRDSYVLTTKAFWPVGPGVNDRGLSRKHLTSQLEQSLKALNTDYVDIFYCHRYDPDTEMEEIVSTIDDFVRQGKVRYGGVSEWPAEKIAEAVQVQSVLGTHPLRASQPVYNMFNRYIEQAVLPLCEQYGLGVVVFSPLAQGLLTGKYRKGQPLPPGSRATTEKISHFITRYLTDENFAKVEDLLSVANDLGISLSQLALAWVLRQPAISSALIGASKPEQVVENVKAVDVELPLDILKRIDQILQ; the protein is encoded by the coding sequence ATGAAATATCGGCGGTTAGGAAAGGCCGGAATCAAAGTCTCAGAAATTGCCTTAGGAAGTTGGCTGACTTATGGAACAGTCACGGAACAGAATACAGCTGAAGCCTGTGTTCATCAAGCTTATGAGCTCGGTGTTAATCATTTTGACTGTGCCAATGTCTATGGTAGTACACCGCACGAAGCCGAGCGATTTTTGGCTAAAGCCTTGCAACCCTTTCCTCGTGATTCCTATGTGTTAACGACCAAAGCTTTCTGGCCCGTGGGACCGGGAGTCAATGACCGGGGCCTGAGTCGAAAGCACCTGACCAGTCAATTAGAGCAGAGTCTCAAAGCGCTCAACACCGACTATGTCGATATTTTTTACTGTCACCGATATGATCCGGATACCGAAATGGAAGAAATTGTAAGCACGATTGACGACTTTGTGCGGCAAGGTAAAGTGCGTTACGGTGGGGTTAGTGAATGGCCAGCTGAGAAAATTGCTGAGGCTGTGCAAGTGCAAAGTGTGTTAGGAACGCATCCATTGCGTGCCAGTCAACCCGTTTATAACATGTTTAACCGCTATATCGAACAGGCGGTATTACCGTTATGCGAACAGTATGGACTTGGCGTGGTCGTATTTTCCCCATTAGCTCAAGGTCTTTTGACGGGAAAATATCGCAAAGGTCAGCCATTGCCTCCGGGTTCGCGGGCAACGACCGAAAAAATTAGCCATTTTATTACCCGGTATCTAACTGATGAAAACTTTGCCAAAGTGGAAGATCTGTTGTCCGTCGCTAACGATTTGGGAATATCTTTAAGCCAGTTGGCTTTAGCTTGGGTACTACGCCAACCGGCAATTTCTAGTGCCTTAATTGGGGCCTCTAAACCCGAACAAGTGGTAGAGAATGTTAAGGCTGTAGATGTCGAGTTACCTCTGGACATATTAAAACGCATTGATCAGATTTTACAGTAA
- a CDS encoding AAA family ATPase gives MYILVNGLPGSGKSTLAAALGHALQWPVLEKDVFKEVLFDELGIDDRQWSRKLGMISITLMYRLAKTMPHAILDSVFDRHLAPRDLAELKGPMVEIYCDCPPFIAEQRFQARQMRSRHEGHIRGGINFSEWIEKAGEPLAIYPVLRVDTTRPVNLMDALMWIAQYNQET, from the coding sequence ATGTATATCCTCGTCAACGGTCTCCCCGGATCGGGAAAGAGCACATTAGCGGCAGCCTTAGGGCACGCTTTACAGTGGCCGGTCCTTGAAAAAGATGTGTTTAAAGAGGTATTGTTTGATGAATTGGGTATAGACGATCGGCAATGGTCTCGTAAGCTTGGCATGATCAGCATTACATTAATGTATCGTCTTGCAAAGACGATGCCTCATGCCATTCTTGATAGTGTTTTTGATCGCCATCTGGCGCCACGCGATTTAGCTGAATTGAAAGGACCTATGGTGGAAATTTATTGTGATTGCCCGCCATTTATTGCAGAACAGCGGTTCCAAGCACGTCAGATGCGTTCACGCCATGAGGGCCATATCCGTGGCGGTATAAATTTTTCTGAATGGATAGAAAAAGCCGGGGAGCCCCTGGCAATTTATCCTGTGCTTCGTGTCGATACAACAAGACCTGTAAATTTAATGGATGCGCTGATGTGGATTGCTCAATACAATCAGGAGACGTGA
- a CDS encoding CPBP family intramembrane glutamic endopeptidase produces MKKLRSLQKFWPGVFSPPAQNFLQPMASIAAWRVFLATVMGGCAVLILGNVTKSSMAGYGYGAVLFTALSWPYVPQLLKTIHWTDMTIAQSLLLLIASIGLGEVAQRILGFNPQAQGMKHMNWPIAIHLLWQFPLVLPVENLLLIGSMAWLWKFLRPTSPGNRLGVAVLSAALFGLWHVPFWGGWTMWTISLSVLPWTLYMMATGDILVPLIAHILMDVIAMISTFAPPNSVIIHLLWPLLGIGLILLGLGHSLYQDWRVKRRKIA; encoded by the coding sequence GTGAAGAAACTGCGATCGCTTCAGAAATTTTGGCCAGGTGTGTTCAGTCCGCCAGCCCAAAACTTTCTCCAACCCATGGCATCCATTGCAGCCTGGCGTGTATTTCTCGCCACCGTAATGGGGGGCTGTGCGGTCCTGATCTTGGGTAACGTTACCAAAAGCAGCATGGCGGGCTATGGATATGGAGCGGTATTATTTACAGCGTTGAGCTGGCCTTATGTACCGCAATTGCTCAAAACGATTCATTGGACAGATATGACGATAGCGCAATCCCTCTTATTGCTCATTGCCAGCATTGGATTAGGAGAGGTGGCCCAGCGTATTTTGGGCTTTAACCCACAGGCCCAAGGCATGAAACATATGAATTGGCCAATCGCTATTCATTTATTGTGGCAGTTTCCTTTGGTTCTTCCGGTTGAAAATCTTTTGTTAATTGGATCCATGGCGTGGCTTTGGAAATTTCTGCGGCCCACATCGCCAGGAAATCGATTGGGTGTCGCTGTTTTAAGTGCGGCCTTATTTGGATTATGGCATGTCCCATTCTGGGGCGGATGGACGATGTGGACCATTTCATTGAGCGTTTTACCATGGACGCTATATATGATGGCGACAGGTGATATCCTCGTGCCCCTGATTGCGCATATTTTGATGGACGTGATTGCCATGATTTCAACTTTTGCGCCACCTAACAGCGTGATAATCCATTTATTGTGGCCGCTTTTGGGAATTGGTCTGATTCTCTTGGGTTTGGGTCACTCTCTTTATCAAGACTGGCGTGTTAAACGGCGTAAAATTGCCTGA
- a CDS encoding MaoC/PaaZ C-terminal domain-containing protein, translated as MIPEKLGPWTKTISREQLIRYAAASGDFNPIHYDTEIAKQYNLPGVIVHGMLNMGLFDNLLTPLYAQGFVLQEFSARFRQIVRPNESLIFSGTVKRNEDETLHVTLSIQAADSDKPAVIGQAILRRLTRQS; from the coding sequence ATGATTCCAGAAAAACTTGGTCCATGGACAAAAACCATAAGTCGCGAACAACTCATCCGATATGCAGCAGCCTCGGGGGACTTCAATCCCATTCATTATGATACCGAGATCGCCAAACAGTACAATTTGCCTGGGGTTATTGTTCACGGCATGCTCAATATGGGTTTATTCGACAACCTCTTAACGCCGCTTTATGCTCAAGGCTTTGTGCTCCAGGAATTTTCTGCTCGTTTCCGTCAAATTGTCCGTCCCAATGAATCCCTGATCTTCTCAGGGACAGTCAAGCGCAACGAAGATGAAACGCTTCACGTGACCTTAAGCATCCAAGCGGCTGATAGCGACAAACCCGCTGTCATTGGTCAGGCAATTTTACGCCGTTTAACACGCCAGTCTTGA
- a CDS encoding FAS1-like dehydratase domain-containing protein has translation MEWTEDLIGRCSSPKMYHIDRDTLKQFSRSLELTYPPYFDPEAARSEGYRDIIAPPTFAFTLTAGDIPGLELPDAGIIHGEQQFEYALPLTAGDEVHVVACIDNLKKRGLTVFLTLKTIAHNSQNEMVFVSRSLFIITLDKESAL, from the coding sequence ATGGAATGGACGGAGGATCTCATTGGACGATGTTCATCCCCCAAAATGTATCACATTGACCGTGACACGCTGAAACAATTTTCCCGATCCCTCGAACTCACCTATCCCCCGTATTTTGATCCAGAAGCCGCACGGTCTGAAGGCTACCGTGATATCATAGCTCCGCCGACTTTTGCGTTTACCTTAACGGCAGGAGATATTCCTGGTCTTGAGCTTCCAGACGCAGGAATCATTCACGGCGAGCAGCAATTCGAATATGCTCTACCTCTCACAGCTGGCGATGAAGTTCATGTCGTGGCCTGCATCGATAATTTGAAAAAACGGGGATTAACCGTGTTTCTGACTTTAAAGACCATTGCCCACAATTCACAAAATGAGATGGTATTTGTGTCCCGGTCGCTGTTCATCATTACTCTAGATAAGGAGTCGGCCCTATGA
- a CDS encoding amidase, which translates to MMPSQIKAIHQAFVTGQHDPVAWLDQLTDKIRQVQEQTNAFIHLDIERARMTAEASWRRYRNAISLSVLDGVLIGLKDLFETANMPTTAGSKILQDYRPHHDAVIVSQLRELGANLDLGKLNLHEFAFGPTSTSSFYGSVRHPLDGSKMAGGSSGGSAVAVATELMPLALGTDTGGSVRIPAALCGIIGLKPTYDRISRQGVIPLSWTLDHVGPMARDIEDIALFLDLIFPEERFQEHMMAPCSSLNILVPSGTLGRAVDQDLQHRFELALERLSMLPGVHIDTSPLPELERIRAAQLVIIGAEAANYHWKWLQERPLDYQEDVRERLISRASYLAVQYIEGLRARQELQVMYQQILDRYDVMILPTVPIYPPDLTTQEVPGYDGQPIDVRNLLVWMTSPFNLLGLPALTMPVGHNDQGFAASAQIVGNYDQEGKLLQVAKMWQDVLSA; encoded by the coding sequence ATGATGCCATCGCAGATAAAGGCCATCCATCAAGCTTTTGTGACGGGGCAGCATGATCCTGTGGCCTGGTTGGACCAGTTAACAGACAAAATTCGTCAGGTCCAGGAGCAAACCAATGCATTCATCCATTTAGATATAGAGCGCGCGAGGATGACGGCCGAAGCGTCATGGCGACGCTACCGCAATGCGATAAGTTTAAGTGTCTTAGATGGTGTGCTCATTGGCCTTAAAGACTTATTTGAAACCGCAAATATGCCGACGACAGCGGGGTCCAAAATCCTTCAAGATTACCGACCCCATCATGACGCCGTTATTGTGTCACAGTTACGGGAATTGGGTGCTAATCTCGATTTAGGCAAACTCAATCTTCACGAATTTGCTTTTGGTCCAACCAGCACGAGTTCATTTTATGGGTCTGTTCGACATCCTCTAGACGGATCAAAAATGGCTGGCGGCTCGAGTGGCGGATCAGCTGTGGCAGTCGCTACGGAACTCATGCCTCTCGCGCTAGGAACGGATACCGGAGGATCTGTCCGTATTCCTGCAGCCCTGTGTGGGATTATTGGATTAAAACCGACGTACGACCGAATTAGCCGACAAGGTGTCATTCCTTTGTCATGGACTTTAGATCATGTGGGACCCATGGCCCGGGATATAGAGGATATTGCGTTGTTTTTAGATCTCATATTTCCCGAAGAACGCTTCCAAGAACATATGATGGCTCCGTGCTCGTCGTTAAACATTCTCGTGCCTAGCGGTACTCTTGGCAGAGCCGTAGACCAAGACTTACAGCACCGGTTCGAACTAGCCCTAGAGAGGTTATCTATGCTCCCTGGTGTTCACATCGATACGAGTCCATTGCCGGAATTGGAGCGTATTCGGGCAGCCCAATTGGTTATCATTGGTGCTGAAGCGGCCAATTACCATTGGAAGTGGTTACAGGAACGACCTTTAGATTATCAGGAAGATGTTCGCGAACGTTTAATTTCCCGTGCCTCCTATCTTGCGGTTCAGTATATTGAGGGCTTGCGTGCTCGTCAGGAATTACAAGTCATGTATCAGCAGATATTGGATCGCTACGATGTCATGATTTTACCCACCGTTCCCATTTATCCACCTGATCTCACGACCCAAGAAGTACCAGGCTACGACGGACAACCGATTGATGTCCGGAACTTATTGGTGTGGATGACGTCACCGTTTAATCTGCTCGGATTACCCGCGTTGACCATGCCAGTCGGCCACAATGATCAGGGTTTTGCTGCGTCGGCGCAAATCGTTGGGAACTACGATCAAGAAGGAAAACTGTTGCAGGTTGCAAAAATGTGGCAAGATGTGCTGTCCGCATAG